Proteins encoded by one window of Crassostrea angulata isolate pt1a10 chromosome 9, ASM2561291v2, whole genome shotgun sequence:
- the LOC128162132 gene encoding uncharacterized protein LOC128162132 has product MWRVDLLNTRRIERIVVYSRTDNLEWDSTNEFTKKLRGFSFIVSNTTDPWDGVVCYHNTNTTIETIPAVVDIPCSVVGRYVIYYNERLTGITYSNNHSQFAFADLCEVEVLGCPIPIYGHEDSSCTVPCLKMCKNYVLNGTGAFSGFSVYISNTVNRHDGSLCYRDGHLHYKPTLPDHVLIDCPYYGQYVIFYNERLPGDVLVRWRTMNIAGCPAQRIVKNVILEQDFV; this is encoded by the exons ATGTGGAGAGTGGATTTACTGAACACCCGACGGATTGAACGTATTGTAGTTTACTCTAGAACGGATAACCTGGAATGGG aCTCAACCAacgaatttacaaaaaaattgcgCGGATTTTCTTTTATTGTATCCAACACCACCGATCCCTGGGATGGTGTCGTTTGTTATCACAACACAAATACCACCATAGAGACCATTCCTGCTGTGGTGGATATACCGTGCTCTGTTGTTGGACGTTACGTTATATACTACAATGAACGACTAACAGGAATCACTTACTCCAACAATCACAGTCAATTTGCATTTGCTGATTTATGTGAAGTGGAGGTTCTTG GCTGTCCAATTCCTATTTATGGACATGAGGACTCTTCTTGCACAGTTCCTTGTTTAAAGATGTGCAAAAATT atGTCCTGAATGGTACTGGAGCCTTCTCTGGATTTTCAGTGTACATTTCAAACACCGTCAATCGACATGATGGTAGTCTTTGCTACCGCGATGGACATCTGCACTACAAACCTACCCTTCCTGACCACGTGCTTATCGACTGTCCATACTATGGACAGTACGTCATATTCTACAATGAGCGACTTCCTGGA GATGTCCTAGTCCGGTGGCGTACAATGAATATTGCTGGATGCCCTGCCCAGAGAATTGTGAAGAATGTTATCCTGGAACAGgattttgtgtaa